A section of the Microbacterium forte genome encodes:
- the trhO gene encoding oxygen-dependent tRNA uridine(34) hydroxylase TrhO: MATPKIVLFYVFTPLADPDAIRVWQRDLGEALGLRGRLLISKDGVNGTLGGDLPALKKWARSFRSYAPFSDADIKWSEGTGVDADGRSLDFPKLSVKVRDEIVSFGAPGELRVDEQGVVGGGTRLTPEELHDLVGERGDDVVFFDGRNALEAQIGRFRGAVVPDTETTRDFVQLLDSGAFDDLKGKPVVTYCTGGIRCEVLSSLMTARGFGEVYQLEGGIVRYGEQYGDDGLWEGSLYVFDKRGSVDFTDHAAVIGECAGCGTATKRTANCPDLACRTQFVVCESCDTVRCDLHAA, translated from the coding sequence GTGGCAACACCCAAGATCGTTCTCTTCTATGTCTTCACCCCGCTCGCCGATCCGGACGCGATCCGGGTGTGGCAGCGCGACCTCGGCGAAGCGCTCGGGCTGCGTGGCCGGCTCCTGATCTCGAAGGACGGAGTCAACGGCACTCTCGGCGGTGACCTGCCGGCGCTCAAGAAATGGGCGCGTTCGTTCCGGTCCTACGCTCCGTTCTCGGACGCGGACATCAAGTGGAGCGAGGGCACCGGCGTCGACGCCGATGGTCGCAGTCTCGACTTTCCCAAGCTGAGCGTCAAAGTGCGCGACGAGATCGTGTCGTTCGGAGCGCCGGGCGAGCTGCGCGTCGATGAGCAGGGCGTCGTCGGCGGCGGCACCCGACTCACCCCCGAGGAACTGCACGACCTGGTGGGCGAGCGGGGCGACGACGTCGTCTTCTTCGACGGCCGCAACGCGCTCGAAGCGCAGATCGGCCGCTTCCGGGGAGCCGTCGTTCCCGACACGGAGACCACACGCGACTTCGTGCAGCTGCTCGACTCCGGCGCTTTCGACGACCTCAAGGGCAAGCCGGTCGTCACCTACTGCACAGGCGGCATCCGCTGTGAGGTGCTCTCCAGCCTGATGACCGCGCGCGGATTCGGCGAGGTGTACCAGCTCGAAGGCGGCATCGTCCGCTACGGCGAGCAGTACGGCGACGACGGCCTGTGGGAGGGCTCGCTCTACGTGTTCGACAAGCGCGGATCCGTCGACTTCACGGATCACGCGGCCGTCATCGGCGAGTGCGCCGGCTGCGGCACGGCGACCAAGCGCACGGCGAACTGCCCCGATCTCGCGTGCCGCACCCAGTTCGTGGTCTGCGAATCGTGCGACACCGTGCGCTGCGACCTGCACGCGGCCTGA
- the mpaM gene encoding daptide-type RiPP biosynthesis methyltransferase, with the protein MPKEQDLYSGAGTDFYDRLVGSDRAEIREMLALARGTEGPILDVAAGSGRLTVPLVRSGKRVTAIDLSDDMLSRLRRTLPDHATLECVVADMRDFSLPQQFGLVIIGATSITLLDRVGRSLLYATVRRHLTAHGVFAFTVAGNASAESFSVSTDCEIEVPGPDGAETYVFSQQVEEDGAARIVNWVRVADLVEGGDVTVLTSRLRVLDHVLLSRELVHAGFAVPAVSPVRTLGGEDIVLLTTTFAGHSGARDDDASR; encoded by the coding sequence GTGCCCAAGGAGCAGGATCTGTATTCGGGTGCCGGCACTGATTTCTACGACCGGCTGGTCGGGTCCGACCGTGCGGAGATCAGAGAGATGCTCGCGCTCGCGAGAGGAACCGAAGGACCGATCCTCGATGTGGCGGCGGGGAGTGGGAGGTTGACCGTCCCGCTGGTCAGATCGGGCAAGCGGGTGACCGCGATCGATCTTTCCGACGACATGCTCTCCCGTCTGCGTCGGACGCTGCCGGACCACGCGACGCTCGAGTGCGTCGTCGCGGACATGCGCGACTTCTCGCTGCCGCAGCAGTTCGGGCTCGTGATCATCGGAGCGACCTCCATCACGTTGCTCGATCGTGTGGGGAGGTCCCTCCTCTACGCCACTGTGCGACGCCACCTCACAGCTCACGGCGTCTTCGCCTTCACGGTTGCCGGAAACGCCTCCGCGGAGAGCTTCTCTGTGTCGACAGACTGCGAGATCGAGGTCCCCGGTCCTGACGGCGCGGAGACCTATGTGTTCTCTCAGCAGGTGGAAGAGGATGGCGCGGCGCGCATCGTCAACTGGGTTCGCGTCGCCGACCTGGTGGAGGGCGGCGACGTGACAGTTCTCACGAGCCGTCTGAGAGTGCTCGACCACGTGCTCCTCTCGCGAGAGCTCGTTCACGCGGGGTTCGCCGTTCCGGCCGTCTCTCCCGTTCGGACGCTCGGCGGAGAGGACATCGTTCTGCTCACCACGACATTCGCGGGACACTCGGGGGCGAGGGATGACGATGCCTCCCGGTAG
- the mpaP gene encoding daptide biosynthesis intramembrane metalloprotease yields MEDALSADARPRLASGVDFEQAAEDGTWIAMIHGVPSSRVSRAVVDLMRAMNGETALQDLHRRFAPSESWENFLQLAQRFDTCGLLEGGEKLPPGRLVYRPPFTLQIATLRAPAIFGRLDRLIVPLPRRAMQVSAAVLICLGLLAAAAQAEELRDALTSPVPLIALVYLVGALSLMTLLHESAHGLTLTRFGGRPRRAGFMLFYLSPAFFVDVTDGWRLPERRQRVAIALAGPAVHAVVGATALLAALMLRHPLIHQAALLLAVSCGAIVLLNLIPFVRFDGYLALMSALDEPNLRGRAILDGSNFLTGLLFGAQRMTKTLNTWWSVPFGLASLVTPVVLVVFAVARIARALAGGGPVLGVLVVALEAVVALAGVVLLSKALRRVLRSGVARLRFCFVVTALVAGIVIAGAVIPVPVTATFGFVAHGDRVILLHAGDTAAAAETDVPEGARVVLMSNGILANEQVGRGTVMSREPEPTRVPLEALFPITADGATVAAVIIAGVDVIGESRSLPATGQARVELGVRSLWQTLWVTGVEMPLSSLQSGEVGKE; encoded by the coding sequence GTGGAAGACGCGCTCAGTGCCGACGCGCGCCCTCGCCTCGCCTCCGGAGTCGACTTCGAACAGGCGGCCGAAGACGGGACGTGGATCGCGATGATCCACGGTGTGCCGTCATCGAGGGTCTCTCGAGCGGTCGTCGACCTGATGCGAGCGATGAACGGCGAAACGGCGCTGCAGGATCTGCACCGGCGCTTCGCCCCTTCCGAGTCGTGGGAGAACTTTCTGCAACTGGCCCAGCGCTTCGACACCTGTGGGCTCCTCGAGGGCGGCGAGAAGCTCCCACCCGGCCGCCTGGTCTATCGGCCCCCATTCACTCTGCAGATCGCGACGCTCCGCGCACCCGCCATCTTCGGTCGTCTGGACCGACTGATCGTCCCGCTCCCACGCCGAGCGATGCAGGTGTCCGCTGCGGTGCTGATCTGTCTGGGACTTCTTGCCGCAGCCGCTCAGGCGGAGGAGCTGCGCGACGCCCTCACCTCGCCGGTGCCGCTCATCGCGCTGGTGTATCTCGTCGGAGCGCTCTCGCTCATGACGCTGCTCCACGAGAGCGCCCACGGACTCACGCTCACGAGGTTCGGAGGCAGACCGCGCCGGGCGGGCTTCATGCTCTTCTACCTGAGTCCCGCGTTCTTCGTGGACGTGACGGACGGATGGCGGCTCCCCGAACGCCGCCAGCGCGTCGCGATCGCGCTGGCAGGGCCTGCGGTGCACGCTGTCGTCGGCGCGACCGCGCTTCTCGCGGCGCTGATGCTCCGTCACCCCTTGATCCACCAGGCAGCGCTGCTCCTCGCCGTCTCCTGCGGCGCCATCGTTCTCCTGAATCTGATCCCCTTCGTGCGGTTCGACGGGTACCTCGCGCTCATGAGCGCTCTGGACGAGCCGAACCTCCGGGGTCGCGCGATCCTCGACGGCTCGAACTTCCTGACCGGTCTGCTGTTCGGAGCTCAGCGGATGACCAAGACCCTGAACACGTGGTGGAGTGTGCCGTTCGGTCTCGCGAGTCTCGTCACCCCGGTCGTGCTGGTGGTCTTCGCCGTCGCACGCATAGCTCGAGCGCTTGCCGGCGGTGGACCGGTCCTCGGCGTGCTCGTCGTCGCGCTCGAGGCCGTCGTCGCGCTCGCCGGCGTCGTGCTTCTCAGCAAGGCCCTTCGTCGTGTGCTGCGGTCGGGTGTCGCGCGGCTCCGTTTCTGTTTCGTCGTCACCGCACTGGTCGCGGGCATCGTGATCGCCGGGGCCGTGATTCCCGTCCCGGTGACCGCCACGTTCGGATTCGTCGCACACGGCGACCGTGTGATCCTTCTGCATGCCGGCGACACAGCAGCGGCAGCCGAGACAGACGTGCCTGAGGGTGCGCGTGTGGTCCTGATGAGCAACGGCATCCTCGCGAACGAGCAGGTCGGTAGAGGAACTGTCATGTCGCGGGAGCCGGAGCCGACGCGTGTGCCGCTCGAGGCGCTGTTCCCGATCACGGCGGACGGTGCGACGGTCGCCGCAGTGATCATCGCCGGGGTGGACGTGATCGGAGAGAGCCGCTCCCTGCCTGCGACCGGGCAGGCGCGAGTCGAACTCGGTGTGAGAAGTCTGTGGCAGACGCTCTGGGTGACCGGTGTGGAGATGCCACTGTCATCTCTTCAGAGCGGAGAGGTGGGAAAGGAATGA
- the mpaD gene encoding daptide-type RiPP biosynthesis aminotransferase, translated as MSVPHALWTSMLPADATFTQERVAVRAAGNRIEFADGSTRLSATSGLWNVPLGFGNRAVADAVSRATHDASYLTLFRAPHRYAEVAAEALIELADPSRYSRVIFCTSGGAANDSAMKLARQYWAQQGAASRSLVVGLKGSYHGTMYGSHALSGDDLLQSVYSVDRRSVRHVSHSDDGEELEALLKREGSRVASVVVEPVLGSGAHPLSDAFISRILDLREEYGFLIVADEVATGFGRTGTMFATDEWAAAPDVLVLSKALTNGATGAAALLVGARVASEFVRGGWTFVHGETQAGTPACAAAIVAVIEELRRIDVESTTRALAADLWHLATRLKSDGVVAEVTGRGCFVGLTLRNQDASQLTGAEVLRVVAAIAEKGVLVQPGPSAIELMPAYGFSATELLEIDSAVRAGVAQVQEHQREL; from the coding sequence ATGAGTGTTCCGCACGCGTTGTGGACGTCGATGCTCCCCGCAGACGCCACCTTCACGCAAGAACGGGTCGCTGTCAGGGCCGCCGGAAATCGCATCGAGTTCGCGGACGGATCCACACGCCTCAGCGCGACGAGCGGACTGTGGAACGTTCCTCTCGGTTTCGGAAATCGTGCGGTCGCTGACGCCGTCAGCAGAGCGACGCACGACGCCTCGTACCTGACCCTGTTCCGCGCACCGCATCGATACGCCGAGGTCGCGGCCGAAGCGCTGATCGAACTCGCCGACCCCAGCCGGTACAGCCGTGTCATCTTCTGCACGTCGGGCGGGGCAGCGAACGACTCCGCGATGAAACTCGCACGGCAGTACTGGGCGCAGCAAGGAGCCGCGTCGCGTTCGCTGGTCGTGGGTCTGAAAGGCAGCTATCACGGCACGATGTACGGCAGCCACGCACTGAGCGGAGACGACCTCCTGCAATCCGTCTACTCCGTCGACCGGAGGTCGGTGCGGCATGTGTCTCACAGCGATGACGGAGAGGAGCTGGAGGCGCTGCTGAAGCGGGAAGGCTCCAGGGTCGCGTCAGTGGTCGTGGAGCCCGTCCTGGGCAGCGGCGCGCACCCGTTGTCCGACGCTTTCATATCCCGGATCCTCGACCTGCGAGAGGAATACGGCTTCCTGATCGTCGCGGACGAGGTCGCGACGGGCTTCGGACGCACCGGCACGATGTTCGCCACAGATGAGTGGGCTGCCGCGCCAGACGTGCTCGTTCTGTCGAAAGCGCTGACGAACGGCGCAACGGGCGCCGCTGCGCTGCTGGTGGGCGCTCGCGTGGCGTCCGAGTTCGTGCGCGGCGGCTGGACCTTCGTCCATGGCGAGACGCAGGCGGGGACGCCGGCGTGTGCGGCTGCCATCGTCGCGGTGATCGAAGAGCTGCGCCGTATCGACGTGGAGTCGACCACGCGAGCGCTGGCGGCAGACCTGTGGCACCTGGCGACTCGGCTGAAGTCCGACGGGGTCGTCGCTGAGGTGACAGGGCGGGGGTGCTTCGTGGGGCTGACCCTTCGCAACCAGGATGCGAGTCAGCTCACCGGCGCCGAAGTTCTCCGTGTCGTGGCCGCCATCGCGGAGAAGGGTGTGCTCGTGCAGCCCGGCCCCAGCGCCATCGAACTGATGCCGGCATACGGGTTCAGCGCGACTGAACTTCTCGAGATCGATTCGGCTGTGCGCGCCGGCGTCGCGCAGGTGCAGGAGCATCAGCGTGAGCTCTGA
- the mpaA3 gene encoding MpaA3 family daptide-type RiPP has product MQTESLEFVELDHIDAPLEWWEHASYIIAIIGGAAAIAT; this is encoded by the coding sequence ATGCAGACGGAGTCGCTCGAGTTCGTGGAGCTCGACCACATCGATGCACCACTCGAATGGTGGGAGCACGCGAGCTACATCATCGCCATCATCGGCGGTGCGGCAGCGATCGCGACCTGA
- a CDS encoding ATP-binding cassette domain-containing protein codes for MNDHAIEVRGLTKKYGDRAAVEELSFAVPYGSIVGLLGPNGAGKSTTLRTIVGLLRPTMGDSLIDGRPFSELDNPASHVGVHMDGFGFEGGITARRHLEICRLAAGAPRGRVDEVLEEVGLAADARRRVKTFSTGMTQRLGLAAALIGSPRTLILDEPANGLDPDGIRWLRRFLRGYSERGGTVLIASHQLAELEQVVDEVVVIKRRALFAGRLGDLVTSDADSLESKYFDLVEGASA; via the coding sequence ATGAACGATCACGCGATCGAGGTTCGAGGACTCACGAAGAAGTACGGAGATCGGGCCGCAGTCGAAGAGCTGTCGTTCGCCGTGCCGTACGGGTCGATCGTGGGTCTTCTGGGGCCGAACGGCGCAGGCAAATCGACGACGCTGCGAACGATCGTCGGCCTGCTGAGGCCGACGATGGGCGACAGCCTCATCGACGGCAGGCCGTTCTCGGAGCTCGACAACCCCGCGTCTCACGTCGGCGTCCACATGGACGGCTTCGGATTCGAGGGCGGCATCACGGCCAGGCGGCATCTGGAGATCTGCCGGCTCGCGGCCGGGGCGCCTCGTGGCCGAGTCGACGAGGTGCTCGAGGAGGTCGGTCTCGCGGCAGATGCCCGTCGCCGCGTGAAGACCTTCTCGACCGGGATGACCCAGCGACTCGGGCTGGCTGCTGCCCTCATCGGCTCGCCACGGACACTCATCCTGGACGAGCCGGCCAACGGGCTCGATCCCGACGGCATCCGCTGGCTCCGCAGATTCCTGCGCGGCTATTCGGAACGCGGCGGCACCGTCCTGATCGCCAGCCACCAGCTCGCTGAGCTCGAGCAGGTCGTCGACGAGGTCGTCGTCATCAAGCGGCGCGCGCTCTTCGCCGGGAGGCTCGGCGACCTCGTGACGAGCGACGCCGACTCGCTCGAGAGCAAGTACTTCGATCTCGTTGAAGGAGCATCCGCATGA
- the mpaA1 gene encoding MpaA1 family daptide-type RiPP, producing MNESVHTSVQFQELEGMDAPSWESFYQGAISALVLIGIGAAAAT from the coding sequence ATGAACGAAAGCGTGCACACGAGTGTCCAGTTCCAAGAGCTGGAGGGAATGGATGCCCCCAGTTGGGAGAGCTTCTATCAGGGCGCGATCAGTGCGCTGGTGCTGATCGGGATCGGCGCTGCCGCAGCGACGTGA
- a CDS encoding ABC transporter permease yields MKDTVRSEALRSVSGSSILAVYLVAVLMPVFVLFSDGSRFDLAGLDPATATARLLEPLAWSAISAAFVGAYGVTRECYYGSMDRTLTGVGFARAFSGKIVAGAVVAVALSLCIFVVWTVGVSVFLARNGSTLALTGSAWRIYAGALVGVVLGAFIGGAIGWITRNYYVTAAIILVLPMVVEFALLRTAPELAKFSPGLVLAALGVPGYQDRLLEFGPALCLALAWAVVLVAAAWGMGRRKVA; encoded by the coding sequence ATGAAGGACACCGTCCGAAGCGAAGCCCTGCGCTCGGTGAGCGGGTCGTCCATCCTGGCGGTCTACCTGGTGGCCGTCCTGATGCCCGTCTTCGTGCTGTTCTCGGACGGTTCGCGCTTCGACCTCGCCGGCCTCGATCCCGCGACGGCCACCGCCCGGCTTCTGGAGCCGCTCGCCTGGTCGGCCATCTCCGCGGCGTTCGTCGGCGCCTACGGCGTCACCCGCGAGTGCTACTACGGCTCGATGGACAGAACGCTCACCGGGGTCGGGTTCGCTCGTGCCTTCTCGGGGAAGATCGTCGCCGGTGCCGTCGTCGCGGTCGCGCTGTCGCTCTGCATCTTCGTGGTCTGGACGGTGGGCGTCTCCGTCTTCCTGGCTCGGAACGGATCGACGCTCGCGCTCACCGGCAGCGCGTGGCGCATCTACGCGGGTGCGCTCGTCGGGGTGGTTCTCGGCGCATTCATCGGTGGGGCCATCGGCTGGATCACCAGGAACTACTACGTGACCGCAGCGATCATCCTCGTCCTTCCCATGGTCGTGGAGTTCGCCCTGCTGCGCACTGCGCCGGAGCTGGCGAAGTTCTCGCCCGGGCTGGTTCTGGCCGCGCTGGGCGTTCCCGGATACCAGGACCGACTGCTCGAGTTCGGTCCCGCCCTCTGCCTCGCGCTCGCGTGGGCTGTCGTGCTGGTCGCCGCGGCATGGGGCATGGGGCGAAGGAAGGTCGCGTGA
- the mpaA2 gene encoding MpaA2 family daptide-type RiPP produces MHAAMPTLEFTELEAMEAPDDALDWTRGFAVGVIIGIIALT; encoded by the coding sequence ATGCACGCAGCAATGCCGACCCTCGAGTTCACCGAACTGGAGGCCATGGAGGCGCCGGATGACGCCCTTGATTGGACCCGCGGATTCGCCGTCGGCGTGATCATCGGAATCATCGCGCTGACATAG
- the mpaC gene encoding daptide-type RiPP biosynthesis dehydogenase, producing MSSEFAGRVPTLWHGRGITRQTTTRLTADRETLVIADSSVATHVVDRSARTIEVDAHSMTVAVVVGIAQEIARRPPSVIVAVGGGSILDATKIASLSLAPGRTFDFAVERASRSALTFLPDARPAVDVVAVPTTLGTSSETNSVGILKHERGYRLIVGRSLRPRHAIIDPCNLMTLTPASVREGALEAFLRLAGASTSSRRSARGRRDAVVIGGALLETASGEVNAAASRLRLARLSAATQRSGALRGQDPYSARHWYVANEVAFALEVRKMVATVAVIAAVWRRVCSGDPRWGDRESLEEFWTGVAGRVALPLDPPAGIAALIDRWGIPTPPRPTAQTIHRISAAAETAWGNRYPMLAGLFADDFCDLLRDSYWSEGGE from the coding sequence GTGAGCTCTGAGTTCGCCGGTCGGGTTCCGACGCTCTGGCACGGGCGCGGCATCACGCGGCAGACGACCACGCGGCTCACCGCCGATCGCGAGACCCTCGTGATCGCGGATTCGTCGGTCGCAACACACGTCGTCGACCGTTCGGCCAGAACCATCGAGGTGGACGCTCACTCCATGACCGTCGCAGTTGTCGTCGGGATAGCGCAGGAGATCGCTCGTCGGCCCCCGAGCGTGATCGTGGCCGTCGGCGGCGGGAGCATTCTCGATGCCACCAAAATCGCATCGCTCTCGCTCGCCCCGGGGCGAACCTTCGACTTCGCCGTCGAACGCGCGTCGAGGTCGGCGTTGACATTCCTGCCGGATGCCCGGCCGGCCGTGGACGTCGTGGCGGTGCCCACGACGCTCGGTACCTCGTCGGAGACGAACAGCGTCGGCATCCTCAAGCACGAAAGAGGTTATCGGCTCATCGTCGGGCGCTCCCTGAGACCCCGACACGCCATCATCGATCCCTGCAATCTGATGACCCTCACGCCGGCCTCGGTCAGGGAGGGCGCACTCGAGGCGTTCCTCCGTCTCGCAGGCGCATCCACGAGCTCACGGCGAAGTGCCAGAGGGCGACGCGACGCGGTCGTGATCGGAGGCGCCCTTCTCGAAACGGCCTCCGGCGAGGTGAATGCCGCCGCCTCACGCCTGCGTCTCGCCCGTCTGAGCGCGGCGACTCAGCGCAGCGGGGCGCTGAGAGGGCAGGATCCCTACAGCGCCCGCCACTGGTATGTGGCCAACGAAGTCGCCTTCGCTCTGGAGGTTCGCAAGATGGTCGCCACGGTTGCGGTCATCGCGGCGGTCTGGCGTCGAGTGTGCTCGGGAGACCCGCGGTGGGGAGATCGCGAGAGCCTCGAAGAGTTCTGGACGGGTGTAGCCGGGCGGGTGGCACTGCCCCTCGACCCCCCAGCGGGTATCGCCGCGCTCATCGACCGCTGGGGGATCCCGACTCCGCCACGGCCCACCGCCCAGACGATCCATCGCATTTCCGCCGCCGCGGAAACGGCGTGGGGAAACCGCTACCCGATGCTCGCGGGGCTCTTCGCGGACGACTTCTGCGATCTGCTCCGTGATTCCTACTGGAGCGAAGGAGGTGAATGA
- the mpaB gene encoding daptide biosynthesis RiPP recognition protein translates to MHISTSEASRKRHEPELVGARALREWITGEQEQYSRVFLVESGASAETVAAVAREDDAVLLHAQSGPYDGPADAIRFTGALSEVGDELFFGERGVELQDYVAAAFVQIIGPTTVGFFDETGWQSFLDDADLARRTGVFPSSLIDPRVLLANRRALAAPGELATPSAIRVGSDGRISVGLQGEVIGEVDELATVIESRLPRAVALGGMVPRQALIEGLTGRGWIGRYLHATDLIKMLRLANGVEKISGFGWSFVDDARADAEPSASDPFLLETSGGFVLADVTTLRRQLLSPMTAKVVDATQTSSTPEIAVDRLARECGLSESDANALCRDAATALNIHFGTRAHASRHTASGSGR, encoded by the coding sequence ATGCACATCAGCACGAGTGAGGCATCGCGGAAGAGGCACGAACCGGAGCTCGTCGGGGCACGGGCGCTCCGTGAATGGATCACCGGTGAGCAGGAGCAGTACTCGCGGGTGTTCCTCGTCGAGAGCGGCGCCTCAGCGGAGACAGTCGCCGCGGTGGCCCGCGAAGACGACGCGGTTCTGCTGCACGCGCAGAGCGGCCCCTATGACGGACCGGCCGATGCCATTCGCTTCACGGGTGCGCTGAGTGAGGTCGGTGACGAGCTGTTCTTCGGCGAACGCGGCGTCGAGCTCCAGGACTACGTCGCTGCGGCGTTCGTGCAGATCATCGGACCCACAACGGTGGGCTTCTTCGACGAGACCGGTTGGCAGTCGTTCCTCGACGACGCCGATCTCGCTCGTCGCACGGGAGTCTTCCCGTCGTCATTGATCGACCCGCGGGTGCTGCTCGCGAACCGCCGCGCGCTTGCGGCACCGGGCGAACTCGCGACTCCGAGCGCGATCAGGGTGGGCTCGGACGGTCGGATCAGCGTCGGTCTGCAGGGCGAGGTCATCGGCGAGGTCGACGAGCTGGCGACCGTGATCGAGTCCCGCTTGCCTCGGGCTGTGGCGCTAGGAGGCATGGTGCCCAGACAGGCACTCATCGAGGGCCTGACCGGCCGCGGCTGGATCGGTCGCTATCTGCACGCGACGGACCTCATCAAGATGCTCCGCTTGGCGAACGGCGTCGAGAAGATCTCGGGATTCGGCTGGTCGTTCGTCGATGATGCCCGCGCCGACGCCGAACCGTCGGCCTCGGATCCGTTCCTGCTCGAGACCTCAGGCGGCTTCGTGCTCGCCGACGTGACGACGTTGCGTCGGCAGCTGCTGTCGCCGATGACAGCCAAGGTCGTCGATGCCACTCAGACCTCGAGCACACCTGAGATCGCGGTCGATCGATTGGCTCGGGAGTGCGGCTTGTCCGAGTCTGACGCGAACGCCCTGTGCCGCGACGCTGCCACCGCACTCAACATCCATTTCGGCACACGGGCCCACGCGTCACGCCACACGGCTTCGGGCAGCGGGCGATGA